Genomic segment of Nitrospirota bacterium:
CCGATCCTCCATATGGGATCTTGTGTCGACAACTCCCGTATCCTGACCGTGGCCGCGGCCATCGCCGAAGCCGGCGGGCTCGGCGACGATATCGGCGGCCTTCCGGCGGTCGGCATCGCTCCCGAATGGATGAGCGAGAAAGCCATCGCGATCGGCACCTACTTCGTGGCGTCGGGCGTACCGATCATATTCGGCGCCGGCTCCCCGGTGAGCGCCAGCAAAACGCTCAGGGACCTGATGGAGAACAAGTGGTGGGACATGGTGGGCGCGGGCTTCTATTTCGAGGAGGACGCCGGCAAGGTCCTCGAGCTGACGCTGAAGCTGATCGATACCGCCCGCGAGAAGCTGAAGATCCGCAAGTACGAACAGGGCGCGTTCGGCACCGAACGCGTGTTGATGGATATGGCGGCGCGGCGCGCCGGGACCTTCGCCACGCCCCACGGCGAGAGCGTATAGCATCACGGGAACCTGATCAGGAGAGGTCTTCAGACCTCTCCTTTTTTTATTTTTGCCGCGCTCATGTGCCGGGATGTTTCCCTGAGAGCCGCGCAGGAAGAGAGGAGCGGGGCTTTGTATCAAGGCGAGCGGTTGAACAGCATCACGCACCTGGTCGGCGCGGCACTGGCGATTGCGGGCTTGGTCATTCTCGTGAGTTCCGCTGCGGCAAAAGGGGATACCTGGAAGATCGTGAGCTTCAGTATCTATGGCACAACGCTCGTAGCCCTGTACACGTTCTCAACGCTCTATCACAGCTTCCAGGGAAAGGTAAGGCTTTTTTTCCAGAAGCTGGACCATGCCGCCATCTACCTGTTGATAGCGGGCACCTATACGCCGTTCACTCTGGTTTCCCTGCGGGGCCCCCGCGGCTGGACGATGTTCGGCATCATCTGGGGGCTCGCGATCGTCGGGCTCATGCAGGACGTTCTTTTCAGAACACGCAAACAGTACCTCTCTGTGTCACTCTATATTCTCATGGGGTGGCTCGCGGTGGCCGTGATCCGGCCGCTTGCCCGGGTCCTTCCCGTGTCGGGCCTGATCTGGTTGATCGCGGGCGGAGTTCTGTATACCATCGGTGTTCTCTTTTATGCGCTTGGCCACCGGATGAAATATGGCCACGTCATTTTTCATTTCTTCGTTCTCGGCGGGAGCATCAGTCACTTCATTACGATCTATCGGTCGATCGCATGATCCGATGCCGCTCCACTGCTTCCGCAGCCTCTTTTCTGCCATCGCAAAATCTTTTCTAACCAAAAAAACACCTTGACAACAGGTCGTATTTAAGTATTATAGTAGCTATACTCACTATAACTAGTATCATCAACCACGCCAGTTACGTTGACGAGGGTACCATGGCCAAACGCAAAAATTCGAAAAAGTATAAAACAAAAGAGATCTGTGACCGTTTCGATATCTCGCGGGCGACGCTCTTCCGGTGGGAGAGCGAGGGGCTCCTGATGGGCGTCGGGCGGGACTGGCGTGGCTGGCGCATATACGATGACAGCAACCTGAAGTCGATCGAGAGGATCATCAGGGGCAAGAACGCCGTGTAAGGCTTTTTTTCGCGGAGCAGGCATGTTTTTTTCTAAAACAGCAGAACCGATCGCGTTGGACATAGGGTCCACCTTCATCAAGCTCGTGCAGCTGAAGGGCTCGAAGGGGAACTATCATCTTGTGAAGTTCGGCATGGTCCCGCTCCCTCCGGAGGTGATCGTGGAGGGCGCAGTGATGGATGCCGGCCGCGTGGTGGAGGCCATCAAGGAGCTCCTGGTTGCGCAGCAGATCAAGACCAAGGAAGTGGTACTCTCGGTCTCCGGGAGCTCGGTCATCATCAAGCGCATTTCCGTCGCCGAT
This window contains:
- a CDS encoding hemolysin III family protein, with translation MYQGERLNSITHLVGAALAIAGLVILVSSAAAKGDTWKIVSFSIYGTTLVALYTFSTLYHSFQGKVRLFFQKLDHAAIYLLIAGTYTPFTLVSLRGPRGWTMFGIIWGLAIVGLMQDVLFRTRKQYLSVSLYILMGWLAVAVIRPLARVLPVSGLIWLIAGGVLYTIGVLFYALGHRMKYGHVIFHFFVLGGSISHFITIYRSIA
- a CDS encoding MerR family transcriptional regulator is translated as MAKRKNSKKYKTKEICDRFDISRATLFRWESEGLLMGVGRDWRGWRIYDDSNLKSIERIIRGKNAV